The Treponema medium genome has a window encoding:
- a CDS encoding pallilysin-related adhesin, with amino-acid sequence MAVIVIIGILAYQRIVRQRTQVIPQNAQTIIPVAPQSHQQEASVSEVIPENTQSVITLLSDEVLVEDIQADLNGDNKEDKIIAAKKLSDQFIYLFIFLQDNEAQTFTRAAEIKTEATHAKTLSVYTLMVQEYPYPIIAYNGMNADTMQVFGMYALEIDEDKIISVRSLAGIQAEGQIILKNEQDNSISDYTISAYYSDRDAPNTLNQIEKQYTWNAKKEFFVQTKEMKIPGKRIESQFLKKFQTGDAHSFQEFLDGLWYQPSAKRDQNRSIFFNRSENEIIFSVDNIQEVFTIDSITPRRFGIYFSTKNASISSIHRRINIELLGIDEVHIRVIDDIARLKIGVASNWDGSYRKISNTVREVQSNTTLDNIKKVLTADKKTWASAEGYSLSFSDNSYRLFQDTVQQSGWYTILQIKDNTVLQLKDTENNERFFNLILDNAGKRLSLIEVSVTLSGITPIGNSPLIFE; translated from the coding sequence GTGGCGGTCATCGTTATTATCGGCATATTGGCATATCAGCGTATTGTCCGCCAACGAACGCAGGTAATACCACAGAATGCTCAAACAATTATTCCTGTTGCACCGCAATCGCATCAACAAGAGGCGTCTGTTTCGGAAGTAATACCTGAGAACACGCAATCGGTTATTACGCTGCTCAGCGATGAGGTACTTGTTGAGGATATACAAGCGGATCTGAATGGTGATAATAAGGAAGATAAAATTATTGCAGCAAAAAAATTATCCGATCAATTTATCTATCTTTTCATATTTTTACAAGATAATGAAGCGCAAACTTTTACCAGAGCCGCAGAAATAAAGACGGAGGCGACACATGCAAAAACGCTTTCCGTTTATACATTAATGGTGCAAGAATATCCGTATCCTATTATAGCATATAATGGAATGAATGCCGATACTATGCAGGTTTTCGGTATGTATGCATTAGAAATCGATGAAGATAAAATAATCAGTGTCCGTTCTTTAGCCGGTATACAAGCGGAAGGGCAAATTATATTGAAAAATGAACAGGATAATTCAATCTCCGATTATACAATATCTGCATATTATTCTGATAGGGATGCTCCAAATACGCTCAACCAAATAGAAAAACAATATACATGGAATGCAAAAAAAGAATTTTTTGTACAAACAAAAGAAATGAAGATTCCCGGGAAAAGAATTGAAAGTCAATTTCTTAAAAAATTTCAAACCGGCGATGCTCATTCTTTTCAAGAATTTCTTGATGGATTATGGTATCAGCCAAGTGCAAAAAGAGATCAAAATCGAAGTATCTTTTTTAACCGTTCCGAAAATGAGATTATTTTTTCCGTCGATAATATTCAAGAAGTTTTTACTATCGATTCGATAACACCGCGCAGATTCGGTATTTATTTTTCTACAAAAAATGCCTCTATTTCGAGTATTCATCGGCGCATCAATATTGAGTTGCTTGGAATTGATGAGGTGCATATACGGGTTATCGATGATATTGCACGTTTAAAAATCGGTGTTGCATCAAACTGGGATGGATCATACCGAAAAATAAGCAATACTGTTCGTGAAGTGCAAAGTAATACAACGCTTGACAATATAAAAAAAGTATTGACCGCGGATAAAAAAACATGGGCAAGCGCAGAAGGATATTCTTTATCTTTTTCGGATAATTCATATCGATTATTTCAAGATACGGTGCAGCAGTCAGGATGGTATACGATTTTGCAGATAAAAGACAATACTGTTTTACAGCTTAAAGATACTGAAAATAATGAACGTTTTTTTAATCTGATACTTGATAATGCCGGTAAACGGCTAAGTCTTATCGAGGTTTCAGTTACATTAAGCGGTATTACACCAATTGGAAATTCACCGCTTATATTTGAATAA
- a CDS encoding acetyl-CoA C-acetyltransferase, whose amino-acid sequence MAVSKSYIISAKRTAIGKFLGGLSAVPPKDMGSAVVKAVLEEAKVKPDQVSELICGNVLGAGLGQNIGRTIALEAGIPETVCSHSTNMVCGSGLRTVMEAVMSIQVGFNDIVVAGGVESMSLAPYLVPANTRSGNKMGNWQAVDHMIYDALTDARANIHMGITAENIAAKFNITREQQDEFAFASQQKAIAAIDAGKFKNEIVPITIHNKKGDIVFDTDEFPNRTTSLEKLAKLKPAFKSDGTVTAGNASGINDGASFVLIASEAAVKKYNLNPIAEIIGIGQGGVDPLVMGLGPVPAIRNALNYASLKLSDMELIELNEAFAAQSLGVIHELVQEHGIDRESLLKRTNVNGGAIALGHPVGASGNRILVTLLHEMIRTDKKIGLASLCIGGGQGTAVIVKR is encoded by the coding sequence ATGGCTGTATCAAAATCGTACATTATCAGTGCAAAGCGCACTGCTATCGGGAAATTCCTCGGCGGATTATCTGCCGTACCGCCTAAGGACATGGGTTCAGCGGTGGTTAAAGCGGTACTGGAAGAGGCAAAGGTAAAGCCCGACCAAGTTTCGGAGCTTATTTGCGGTAACGTGCTCGGCGCCGGACTCGGACAAAATATCGGACGAACCATCGCATTGGAAGCGGGAATCCCCGAAACCGTCTGCTCTCATTCGACCAACATGGTCTGCGGATCCGGTCTACGGACGGTTATGGAAGCGGTTATGTCCATTCAAGTAGGCTTTAACGATATTGTTGTCGCAGGCGGTGTAGAATCAATGTCTCTCGCTCCGTATCTCGTCCCGGCAAATACCCGCAGCGGCAATAAGATGGGAAACTGGCAGGCAGTCGATCATATGATTTATGATGCATTGACCGATGCCCGTGCAAATATCCACATGGGAATTACGGCCGAAAACATTGCGGCAAAATTCAATATTACCAGAGAACAGCAGGATGAGTTTGCCTTTGCTTCCCAGCAAAAAGCGATTGCTGCTATCGATGCAGGTAAATTTAAAAACGAAATCGTCCCGATTACTATTCATAATAAAAAAGGCGATATCGTTTTCGACACCGACGAATTTCCCAATCGTACCACCAGCCTCGAAAAACTTGCAAAGTTGAAGCCCGCTTTTAAAAGCGACGGCACCGTTACGGCAGGCAATGCATCGGGAATAAACGACGGAGCATCTTTTGTGCTGATTGCAAGCGAAGCGGCGGTAAAAAAATATAACCTTAACCCTATTGCAGAAATTATCGGCATCGGGCAAGGTGGCGTCGACCCACTCGTAATGGGATTAGGTCCCGTTCCGGCAATCCGTAATGCGTTAAACTATGCATCACTGAAACTCTCCGATATGGAGTTGATCGAGTTGAACGAAGCGTTCGCAGCTCAGTCTTTGGGTGTTATCCATGAATTGGTACAGGAACACGGAATCGATAGAGAGTCGCTGTTAAAACGAACGAACGTCAACGGCGGTGCAATCGCGCTCGGCCATCCGGTAGGCGCTTCAGGCAATCGTATTTTGGTAACCCTTCTCCACGAAATGATCAGGACGGATAAAAAAATCGGTCTTGCTTCTCTATGTATCGGTGGAGGTCAAGGAACTGCTGTTATTGTAAAACGGTAA
- a CDS encoding DUF1284 domain-containing protein, producing METLNLRPHHLLCTRAFKGKGYSPVFVENMQHIINRLKTGCDITLITGADAICDPCPERIGNHCRLEAKVTGFDEAVLLQFGLERKTYTYTEIEEVLTARLTESVYECICCGCEWKQTGICCYADVQRSLLAK from the coding sequence ATGGAAACACTCAATCTGCGTCCACATCATCTTTTATGTACTCGTGCATTTAAAGGTAAAGGCTATTCTCCTGTATTTGTCGAAAATATGCAGCATATTATCAATCGGTTAAAAACCGGCTGCGATATTACCTTAATTACCGGCGCCGATGCCATTTGCGACCCTTGTCCCGAAAGAATCGGAAATCACTGCCGCTTGGAAGCAAAAGTAACGGGTTTTGATGAGGCTGTCCTATTGCAGTTTGGATTGGAAAGAAAAACATATACTTATACCGAAATAGAAGAGGTACTTACGGCTCGATTAACCGAATCCGTATACGAGTGCATTTGCTGCGGCTGTGAATGGAAGCAAACCGGCATCTGCTGCTATGCCGATGTTCAACGGTCTTTACTCGCAAAATAA
- the metG gene encoding methionine--tRNA ligase, whose translation MKRKLITSALPYVNNIPHLGNLIQVLSADVFARFCRLRGYTSLYVCGTDEYGTATETKALEEGKTPRELCDYYHAIHRDIYHWFNIAFDYFGRTSTPQQTEIVQGIFKDIEKNGFIKEHSMEQLHCAHCNRFLADRYVRGTCPHCGYEDARGDQCENCGKLLEPTELKAPRCSTCGAAPEPRSTKHLYIDLPGIVPQYEPWMQKASVEGQWSNNAVQMTKGWLRDGLQERAITRDLKWGIPVPKAGFEDKVFYVWFDAPIGYISITKCFTDLTGADWKNWWLEQNDIELFQFIGKDNIPFHTVIFPCSLIASGKDWVKLHHISSSEYLNYESGKFSKSKGIGVFGSDAKDSGIPADMWRFYIFYNRPEKNDALFTWKDFQERVNSELVGNLCNLINRTLTFVSRYYDGVIPQRDGMASAREDVRAVTEGLRAAAKYSIEKITALLEEAELRDAFHELFTLSSVANKAFQDGEPWKNREADPEKAEALLFELCYLIKDLLILMHPYMPEYADAVASFLGIKIWSGNVFDWEHSVQPRPENTLAWENLLERSGLERVQKPAIIFKTLENDAIAAYRERYAGSQKERAAQAGKQAAGKQAGGEQGGKKQQNAGGKTTSGNAAQKSPEKQKAKPEWADIPPEQLFTDYISLKTAKIISVEKHPDADKLFVETIDDGSEGGRVILSGLAPYFAPEELVGADIILAENLKPRKMRGIESNGMLLASHYTDADGTERVELVGMSGAAAGTPVTLEGAEAATPPVQKPQAIDAELFFAVPFTVEDFRVCAAGKQLLVNGKPLVMKHIKSGTVQ comes from the coding sequence ATGAAACGTAAATTGATAACTTCAGCTCTTCCTTATGTGAATAATATCCCGCACCTTGGGAATTTAATCCAAGTCTTGTCCGCCGATGTCTTTGCACGTTTTTGCAGGCTCCGCGGATATACGAGTTTATATGTATGCGGTACCGACGAATACGGTACGGCAACTGAAACAAAAGCCCTCGAAGAAGGGAAAACGCCGCGCGAATTGTGCGACTACTACCATGCGATCCACCGCGATATTTATCATTGGTTCAATATTGCGTTTGACTACTTCGGGCGCACCTCCACACCTCAGCAAACGGAGATTGTACAGGGGATTTTTAAAGATATTGAAAAAAACGGCTTTATAAAAGAACATTCGATGGAACAGCTCCATTGTGCACACTGTAACCGCTTTTTGGCAGACCGCTATGTACGCGGTACCTGTCCCCACTGCGGGTACGAAGACGCGCGCGGCGATCAGTGCGAAAATTGCGGCAAGCTACTGGAGCCGACCGAGCTGAAAGCTCCCCGTTGTTCAACCTGCGGAGCTGCTCCGGAGCCGCGCAGCACCAAGCACCTCTACATCGATTTGCCGGGCATCGTGCCGCAGTATGAACCGTGGATGCAGAAAGCGAGCGTAGAAGGTCAGTGGAGCAACAACGCCGTGCAGATGACCAAAGGCTGGCTGCGCGACGGTTTACAGGAACGCGCCATCACCCGCGACCTTAAATGGGGCATCCCCGTTCCGAAAGCGGGCTTTGAAGATAAGGTGTTCTATGTCTGGTTCGATGCTCCGATCGGCTATATCTCTATTACAAAATGCTTTACCGATTTAACCGGAGCCGATTGGAAGAACTGGTGGCTTGAGCAAAATGATATCGAGCTGTTTCAGTTTATCGGAAAAGACAACATCCCCTTCCATACGGTGATTTTCCCCTGTTCGCTCATCGCATCGGGGAAGGATTGGGTAAAGCTCCATCATATTTCAAGCAGTGAGTACCTCAATTACGAGTCCGGCAAATTTTCAAAATCGAAAGGAATCGGCGTGTTCGGTTCCGATGCAAAGGATTCGGGGATTCCGGCGGATATGTGGCGCTTCTATATCTTCTATAACCGCCCCGAAAAGAACGATGCCCTGTTTACATGGAAGGATTTTCAGGAGCGCGTAAACAGCGAGCTGGTCGGGAACCTGTGTAATCTGATAAACCGGACGCTCACCTTTGTGTCGCGCTATTATGACGGCGTTATCCCGCAGCGGGATGGGATGGCTTCCGCCCGTGAGGATGTCCGCGCGGTAACGGAAGGCTTGCGCGCTGCAGCAAAGTACAGTATTGAAAAAATCACCGCACTGCTTGAAGAAGCGGAACTGCGCGATGCCTTCCACGAGCTGTTTACACTTTCCTCCGTTGCCAACAAGGCGTTCCAAGACGGAGAGCCGTGGAAAAACCGCGAGGCTGATCCCGAAAAAGCGGAGGCGCTTCTCTTTGAACTGTGCTATTTAATCAAGGATTTACTGATATTGATGCACCCGTATATGCCGGAATACGCCGATGCGGTTGCTTCGTTCTTAGGTATTAAGATATGGTCGGGTAATGTCTTTGACTGGGAACATTCCGTGCAGCCCCGTCCCGAAAATACCCTTGCGTGGGAAAACCTCTTGGAGCGGAGCGGTTTGGAGCGGGTACAAAAACCTGCAATCATCTTTAAAACGCTGGAAAACGATGCGATTGCCGCATACCGTGAACGCTATGCAGGAAGTCAGAAAGAACGTGCCGCGCAAGCCGGAAAACAGGCTGCGGGAAAGCAAGCAGGCGGAGAACAGGGCGGAAAAAAACAGCAGAATGCAGGAGGCAAAACTACCTCCGGAAATGCCGCTCAAAAATCGCCGGAAAAGCAGAAAGCCAAGCCGGAATGGGCGGATATTCCTCCCGAACAGCTGTTTACCGATTATATTTCGTTAAAAACCGCGAAAATCATTTCTGTGGAAAAACACCCCGATGCGGATAAGCTCTTTGTGGAAACCATTGACGACGGCTCGGAAGGCGGGCGGGTTATCCTGTCCGGCTTAGCGCCGTATTTTGCTCCGGAAGAGTTGGTTGGTGCGGATATTATTCTTGCAGAAAACTTAAAGCCGCGGAAAATGCGCGGTATTGAATCGAATGGGATGCTCTTAGCGTCCCATTATACCGATGCGGACGGAACCGAGCGGGTTGAACTGGTCGGTATGTCCGGTGCGGCTGCCGGTACGCCGGTAACACTGGAAGGCGCCGAAGCAGCTACGCCGCCGGTACAGAAACCGCAAGCCATCGATGCGGAGCTATTCTTTGCAGTGCCTTTCACGGTAGAAGATTTCCGCGTATGCGCCGCCGGAAAACAGCTGTTGGTAAACGGCAAACCGCTCGTAATGAAGCATATTAAATCCGGCACGGTACAGTAA
- the rpsD gene encoding 30S ribosomal protein S4, translating into MATRQPKGKLVRRFGSNIFGNPKYSKLLDRKPNAPGKERGAKQRGKISVYGEQLKEKQKFRFAYGMSERQFSNLFQKAFKMSGVTGDNMLSLMEQRLDNTIYRMGFAVSRAQARQMVSHAYFLLNGKPANIPSMRVKVGDVITTKDKKGFQNLIRHNLSTVQGAKGVWLSVNDENLSATVTALPTPADIQPVGNIQYVVEFYSR; encoded by the coding sequence ATGGCAACAAGACAGCCGAAAGGTAAATTGGTCCGCCGATTCGGATCAAATATTTTTGGAAATCCTAAGTACAGTAAGTTATTGGATAGAAAACCAAATGCTCCCGGGAAGGAACGCGGCGCTAAACAACGTGGAAAGATTTCTGTTTACGGTGAACAATTAAAAGAAAAGCAGAAATTCCGCTTTGCGTATGGAATGTCCGAGCGTCAGTTCAGCAATCTATTCCAAAAAGCATTTAAGATGTCCGGTGTTACCGGCGACAATATGCTCTCATTAATGGAGCAGCGGTTGGATAATACCATTTATCGAATGGGATTTGCGGTAAGCCGTGCACAGGCACGTCAGATGGTTTCTCATGCTTATTTCTTACTGAATGGTAAACCGGCAAATATCCCGTCTATGCGTGTTAAAGTCGGTGATGTTATCACGACAAAAGATAAGAAAGGCTTCCAAAATCTTATCCGGCACAATTTAAGCACTGTACAGGGGGCAAAAGGCGTTTGGCTTTCCGTTAATGATGAAAATTTATCTGCAACGGTAACGGCGCTTCCCACTCCTGCCGATATTCAACCGGTCGGTAATATTCAATACGTCGTTGAATTCTATTCTCGGTAG
- the rd gene encoding rubredoxin: MDKYVCDLCGYEYDPNTGDPEGNIKPGTQFEDLPNTWVCPLCGVSKEGFKKV; encoded by the coding sequence ATGGATAAATATGTATGCGATTTATGCGGTTATGAGTATGATCCTAATACCGGCGATCCTGAAGGCAACATTAAACCGGGTACTCAATTTGAAGATTTGCCCAATACGTGGGTATGTCCGCTCTGCGGCGTTTCGAAGGAAGGATTTAAAAAGGTTTAA
- the leuS gene encoding leucine--tRNA ligase, which translates to MSYPFSDIEKKWQKYWKDYKTFKVTEDENYPPEKRAYVLDMFPYPSGAGLHVGHPEGYTATDIYCRYLRMNGYAVLHPMGFDSFGLPAENYAIKTGTHPRITTKENIDTFRRQIQAFGFSYDWDRELATSDVDYYRWTQWIFLQLYKKGLAYETEAPINWCPSCLTGLANEEVKEGCCERCGTQVVRKNVRQWMLKITAYAERLLEDLEELDWPQSVKMMQRNWIGKSTGAEIDFHLAAPYENEKITVYTTRPDTIFGATYLVLAPEHPLVMRIVSGEEKDAVQQYIDETAKKTDLERTELAKKKTGVFTGAYAVNPLTKEPIPIWISDYILVSYGTGAIMAVPAHDERDWEFAQVFSLPVIQTVASEAEWKEKGAAGDYRAVPQACTAADGYAVNSGEFTGLPTREAIERVTDYAAANGFGKKAVNYKLRDWVFSRQRYWGEPIPLVHCPKCGVVPLDEKDLPLALPETDSYTPSDTGESPLAKIPEWVNTVCPHCGAPSRHETNTMPQWAGSCWYYLRYLDPHNAHSFCAKEKEAYWMPVNLYVGGAEHAVLHLLYARFWHKVLYDLGVVHTKEPFMRLVNQGMITSFAYQRSNGSLVPVDEVVQTGDDAFEEKSTGEKLKRVIAKMSKSLKNVINPDEMIAQYGADSCRMYEMFMGPLDMSKPWNTQGLIGIFRFLEKIWAISEKELISCPVNDMSTPEHAEITKLLNKTIKKITEDTASLNFNTAISQMMIFVNTLGKYQTVPRFAWEAFVKLLAPYAPHLAEELWEKLGHTETIAYTQWPMFVEKFCIDSECTIVVQINGKVRDKFQAAVNLPKDELEALALKTEGAQRFLSDKQPKKVIVVPNKIVNIVL; encoded by the coding sequence ATGTCGTATCCTTTTAGCGATATTGAAAAAAAATGGCAAAAATATTGGAAAGATTATAAGACGTTTAAAGTAACCGAGGATGAAAATTATCCGCCGGAAAAACGGGCGTATGTATTGGATATGTTTCCGTATCCGTCGGGAGCAGGTTTGCATGTCGGGCACCCGGAAGGATATACGGCAACCGATATTTATTGCCGGTACCTCCGTATGAACGGATACGCGGTGCTGCACCCGATGGGCTTTGACTCCTTCGGCTTACCGGCAGAAAATTACGCCATTAAGACCGGTACTCACCCGCGTATTACGACAAAAGAAAATATCGATACCTTCCGGAGGCAAATACAGGCGTTCGGTTTTTCCTACGACTGGGATCGCGAACTTGCAACTTCTGATGTGGACTATTACCGCTGGACACAATGGATATTTTTACAGCTGTATAAAAAAGGTTTGGCCTACGAAACGGAAGCGCCGATTAACTGGTGCCCGAGCTGCTTAACCGGCCTTGCGAATGAGGAAGTGAAGGAAGGATGCTGCGAACGATGCGGCACACAGGTTGTCCGTAAGAATGTCCGGCAGTGGATGCTCAAGATCACTGCGTATGCGGAGCGGCTTCTTGAAGACTTGGAAGAACTGGATTGGCCGCAATCCGTTAAGATGATGCAGCGGAATTGGATCGGCAAAAGCACCGGAGCAGAAATAGACTTTCACCTTGCCGCTCCGTATGAAAACGAAAAGATTACCGTGTATACTACTCGGCCGGATACTATTTTCGGGGCGACCTACCTCGTGCTTGCTCCGGAACACCCGCTCGTCATGCGTATTGTCAGCGGGGAGGAAAAAGACGCCGTGCAGCAGTATATTGACGAGACGGCAAAGAAAACCGACCTTGAACGGACTGAACTTGCAAAAAAGAAAACCGGCGTCTTTACCGGCGCATACGCGGTAAACCCGTTGACAAAAGAACCTATTCCGATTTGGATTTCCGATTATATTTTGGTTTCTTACGGAACCGGCGCCATTATGGCGGTTCCGGCGCATGATGAGCGCGACTGGGAGTTTGCTCAAGTTTTCTCACTGCCGGTTATTCAAACGGTTGCCTCAGAGGCTGAATGGAAGGAAAAGGGAGCGGCGGGCGATTACCGCGCAGTACCGCAAGCATGTACCGCAGCCGACGGTTATGCGGTAAATTCAGGCGAATTTACCGGACTGCCGACACGGGAAGCAATAGAGCGTGTTACCGACTATGCTGCCGCCAACGGCTTTGGAAAAAAGGCCGTTAATTATAAGCTCCGCGACTGGGTATTCAGCAGGCAGCGGTACTGGGGAGAGCCTATTCCGTTGGTGCATTGCCCGAAATGCGGCGTCGTTCCGCTGGACGAAAAGGATTTACCGCTCGCCTTGCCTGAAACGGACAGTTACACCCCTTCCGACACGGGAGAAAGCCCTCTTGCTAAGATACCCGAATGGGTGAATACCGTGTGTCCGCACTGCGGAGCTCCCTCCCGCCACGAAACAAACACCATGCCTCAATGGGCGGGTTCCTGCTGGTACTATCTCCGCTACCTCGATCCTCATAATGCACACAGTTTTTGCGCCAAGGAAAAAGAAGCGTATTGGATGCCTGTTAATCTCTACGTCGGCGGCGCGGAACATGCGGTACTCCATCTCCTTTATGCCCGCTTTTGGCACAAGGTACTGTACGATTTAGGCGTGGTGCATACCAAGGAACCGTTCATGCGGCTCGTGAATCAGGGGATGATCACTTCCTTTGCCTATCAGCGTTCAAACGGGTCGCTCGTGCCGGTCGATGAGGTTGTGCAGACCGGCGATGATGCTTTTGAAGAAAAGAGTACCGGCGAAAAGTTGAAGCGGGTTATCGCAAAGATGTCGAAGAGCCTAAAAAATGTCATCAATCCTGATGAGATGATCGCTCAATACGGCGCCGATTCGTGCCGTATGTATGAGATGTTCATGGGGCCGCTCGATATGTCAAAGCCGTGGAACACGCAAGGGTTGATCGGCATTTTCCGCTTCTTGGAGAAAATCTGGGCTATTTCCGAAAAAGAGCTTATTTCCTGCCCGGTAAACGACATGAGTACGCCGGAACATGCGGAAATTACCAAGCTCCTCAATAAGACCATTAAAAAGATAACCGAAGATACCGCATCGCTCAACTTCAACACGGCAATTAGTCAGATGATGATTTTTGTTAATACACTTGGAAAATATCAAACCGTACCCCGCTTTGCATGGGAGGCATTTGTCAAGCTGCTCGCGCCCTACGCACCGCACCTCGCCGAAGAGCTGTGGGAGAAGTTGGGGCATACGGAAACAATTGCATACACGCAGTGGCCGATGTTTGTCGAAAAGTTTTGCATCGATTCCGAATGTACGATTGTGGTGCAAATCAACGGAAAGGTACGCGATAAATTTCAAGCTGCCGTCAATTTGCCGAAAGATGAGCTTGAAGCGCTCGCGTTAAAGACGGAAGGAGCCCAGCGCTTCCTTAGCGATAAACAGCCTAAAAAGGTTATCGTTGTGCCGAATAAGATTGTGAATATCGTTCTTTAA
- a CDS encoding Rpn family recombination-promoting nuclease/putative transposase — MAQKPFEELTISDDFMFCKVMEHEPICKEFLEMLFSIKIEKITYLASQNTVTTNSGAKSIRLDVLVKDEAGTSYDIEMQVANQYNIPKRMRYYQAALDVAFLDQGYSYKALNDSFIIFICLFDPVGKNRAIYTFENVCIEDKTILLQDGTKKIILNANAFNTADNKDLQGFLQYVKTGKVTTEYTGRIEQMIQTVKQNELARKEYHILPAALMDAFDEGEAKGSHQAKIETAKNLLQFGLSVENIAKATGLNKEDVETLI; from the coding sequence ATGGCTCAAAAACCATTTGAAGAATTAACCATTTCTGACGATTTTATGTTCTGTAAGGTCATGGAACATGAACCTATCTGTAAAGAATTCCTTGAAATGCTTTTTAGCATCAAGATCGAGAAAATCACGTATTTGGCATCCCAGAATACCGTTACCACTAATTCGGGAGCAAAAAGCATCCGTCTTGACGTATTGGTAAAAGACGAAGCAGGGACTTCCTATGATATTGAAATGCAAGTTGCTAACCAATATAACATTCCGAAACGGATGAGATACTATCAAGCCGCTCTTGACGTTGCATTTCTTGATCAGGGATATTCTTATAAGGCGCTAAATGATAGTTTTATTATCTTTATTTGTTTGTTTGATCCTGTAGGAAAGAATCGAGCTATCTACACGTTTGAGAACGTTTGCATAGAAGATAAAACTATCCTCTTACAGGATGGAACAAAAAAGATTATACTGAATGCAAATGCGTTTAACACAGCAGATAATAAAGACTTACAAGGTTTTTTACAGTACGTCAAAACCGGTAAGGTAACGACTGAATATACAGGGAGGATAGAACAGATGATACAGACGGTAAAACAGAACGAATTAGCACGGAAAGAATACCATATTTTACCGGCAGCTCTTATGGATGCCTTTGATGAAGGGGAAGCAAAAGGTTCCCATCAAGCAAAGATTGAAACGGCAAAAAATCTTCTGCAATTCGGCTTATCTGTGGAAAATATCGCAAAAGCAACAGGCCTAAATAAGGAAGATGTAGAAACACTGATTTAA
- a CDS encoding YraN family protein: MEERLGSAGEAFAEKWLERQGYSIIARNWRTRTGEIDIIAEKDETLIFFEVKTLPHTPLTDLDIIVGNRKQERICKTAKYFLLTHRKYNKMHIRFDVLVLPFDPRTIEAAEPLHLENAFEDYV, translated from the coding sequence ATGGAAGAGCGGCTGGGATCGGCTGGTGAAGCATTCGCAGAAAAATGGCTTGAACGGCAAGGGTATTCCATCATCGCCCGGAACTGGCGAACCAGAACAGGGGAAATCGACATTATAGCGGAAAAAGACGAAACGCTTATCTTCTTTGAAGTAAAAACATTACCCCATACGCCGCTTACAGACTTGGATATTATTGTCGGAAATAGAAAACAAGAAAGGATTTGTAAAACCGCTAAATATTTTCTCTTAACTCATCGAAAATATAACAAGATGCATATACGGTTTGATGTTCTTGTGTTACCGTTTGATCCACGAACGATAGAAGCAGCTGAGCCTTTGCATCTAGAGAATGCTTTTGAGGATTATGTATGA